The Gracilimonas sediminicola sequence TTTTGTGTACTCAAAGTAAGCCTCATCCATCACCACAAGCACATCTTCCGGCACTTGCTGCATAAACCATTCAAATTCTTCTTTATTGATATAGGTGCCGGTAGGGTTATTGGGATTGGCAATATACACCATTTTGGTGTGCTCATCGATGGCATTGGCAATGGCTTTTACATCATACCGGTAATCCGGGGTCATGGGGATTCGCTTCAAGTGAACCCCTCTAACCCCTATCTGCACAAAAAACCCTACAAAGGTTGCATCGGCTGTTACCGCATTTTCTTTATTGAGGAAAAACGTTTTACAGAGAATAGAAATAATACTTTCTGATCCGGAAGCGAGTAATACATTTTCACTGTTTACCCCATTTCGTTCCGCAATGGCAGCTCGAAGTTTCCGGGCAACCGGGTCCGGGTAATCCTGAATTTCTTTAAACGCCTCATCAATTGCGTTTTTAACTTTTGGGCTACATCCCAGTCGGTTCTCGTTGGAAGCAAGTTTGGCTATTTTGGTGGGTTTGTATAAATCTGCTACTTCTGCAATAGTCTTACCCGCAACATAGGGTTTTAGCGTTTCTATATTACTGGGTACTAACGGTTTACCAGTTTTTGTAGTCATTAAGCCTTAACTTACTATTTAGGATTTTTAACAGTGTGGAAATTTACCACTAAAAAAGCGCTTTTTCCAAGCTCGCGCCAACTTATCCGAACTATTTGTAAATGCATTTGTTTGAGTCATTAAATCTAACAACAAAAATACCAACATATTAATGAGTAAGACGATTTTAGTTACCGGAGCCAGCCGCGGTATAGGATATGAAACTGCACTCAAACTGGCTTCAGAAAATCACACCGTTATTGCTACTGCCCGTTCACAAGATAAGTTACAGGAACTTTCAAATACTGCTGAGAACGGAAAAATCATACCTGTTACGGCTGATCTAACGAAACCGGAAGACATTACCAAAATCGCTGCTGCTGTAGAAAGCACGAAAGGTCTGGATGGGTTAATCAATAATGCTGGGGCTGTTCATCGGCAAGCTTTTATGGATACCGACATCGAAGTATTTAAAAAGCTCATGGATGTGAATGTGTATGGAATTGTTCGTCTCACTCAAGCACTGAAACCACATCTCAGGAAGGGAAGTCATATTCTCAATATTTCCAGTATGTCGGGATATCAGGGCAGTTTAAAATTTGGGGGATTATCTGCTTATGGTGCCGCAAAAGCTGCCGTGGTTGGCCTGTCTGAAGTGTTGAGTGCCGAATTCGCTGAAGATAATATTGCCGTTAATTGTTTATGCATCGGGGCAGTACAAACCGAAATGCTGGAAAATGCCTTTCCCGGCTTTGAAGCTCCGGTTTCCCCACAACAAATGGGAAGCTATATAGCGAACTTTATCCTGACCGGACACCAATTTTATAATGGAAAAGTATTACCGGTAGCATTAAATGATCCGAGTTAGTACAGGATGGTATTGGCATTTATTATTTACTAACTTCGGTAAAATCTAAAATTCTATGAGACTATAATGCGTACACTTTCAGCACTCTTTCTTTGCATCACGATCATCTTTTCAGCAAGCGAAGCAACCAAAGGTCAAACAATTGAGCTTCTGGCAGGCAATACATTAAACGGAGCTGTAAACGGGACCCTCTTAGGAGGAGCTACGATGGCTTTAAATAATAGCTCTGACTTTGCTCCTTTACGTGTTGGTGTGGGGCTTGGAACTTTGTATGGAGTGGGAGTGGGAGCTTACGATATAGCTTCCTCCGGTGGACAGCAACTGATTGTGCAGGGTTTATTTAATGATGGAAACAACACCAGCATTATTGTTTTGCTGGATACCTTTTATGGAGCAGCTGCCGGTGCCGTGGTTACAACATCCGTGATGCTGGTTGCCAATGAGCCGTTAGTAGAAGGGTTGCAATATGGGGCCGGTATTGGAGCATGGGTAGGTTTCGGAGTAGGGCTCATTGATGCCTTTGCTCTTTCAAAACGAGTTACTCCTACATCCACTGCAAAGAAAAGCTCTGTTCCTAATGCTGATGGATTAGTAGGCATTCAATTTAATAATAAAACCAGCCTTGGTTTAGTTTCTCCGGCCATAACCACTACCTATCAAACAACCGATAGCGGATTATCACGCAAATTCAACCCTTCTGTTAACTTCGTTAACCTGAAAGTTAATTTTTAGGCTCAGCCAGTTTTTTAATGATTGCCTTCGTTGTTTCCATATGTCCGGATAAGGAGTGATGCAGGCCATCCGGAAGGTAGTTCCAGGCATTAGGCTCACCTTCTCCCATTCGTTTTGCAGATGCATCCACTATTGCCCCTTGCTTACCGGAAACTAAATCCTGCACCGGACCTAAATCCTCCGGTTTGATGGTGAAATCATAAAGCAGATTCTCTTCCAGCATTTCATCAATAACAGGAGCAGGTGTAATCCAGATCAGCGGGTTTTCCACTCTTGATTCCAATACTGATTGGATGGTTTCTATATTCTCCCAGGTTTCTGAAAGAGGTAATAAGGTACGATCGGGAGCAATATTTAACCGCTGTGCATCAAAAGTGCCTAATGCTACAATTACCCAATCCGGTTCATGAACCACTACATCGCGATCAACACGGCGTAGAGCTTCTGCCGTTGTATTGTAAGAAACACCCGCATTTATGAAATTGAAATTGGCTTTTTCCACTGATATTTCCAGTACATGCTTCAAAATGGTAAACCAGCCCTGTGCATCTTCCGTGTTTGAGTCACCAAAGGCTACGATGGTTTCTTCTCCATCCATGGGAAGTTTATCGAGGCAATCTACAATTTCATCTTCCTTAAGAATCTCCAGTGCAGCCTGCCGGGCATTTTCGTCATAATTCTCTCTGTACTCTTTGAGCTCTTCTTCTGTAATTCCAAATAAACCGGCTTCCGATTTTGCATCATTTTTACCGGGGAAAAGAGGAATTCGTTTTGTAATGTGATAGAAAGGCAGCATAAACTGCTCCAGAATTCCTTTTTCTTCGTCCGTCGCTTTTTTATTCGCCATTTTGCTATGTGTGTTCTTTTATAAGTTTGTCTGCTAATTTTTTAACGCCAGTACCTGCATTCTCTTTGTAGTGTTCCCATCCGTCAAAGTCATAAAGTTGAGGGTCAGAGGGGTCAATGATGTATTTAGGGATATGTGTTTTTGCATAATCAATCAATCCCGC is a genomic window containing:
- the hisC gene encoding histidinol-phosphate transaminase, with amino-acid sequence MTTKTGKPLVPSNIETLKPYVAGKTIAEVADLYKPTKIAKLASNENRLGCSPKVKNAIDEAFKEIQDYPDPVARKLRAAIAERNGVNSENVLLASGSESIISILCKTFFLNKENAVTADATFVGFFVQIGVRGVHLKRIPMTPDYRYDVKAIANAIDEHTKMVYIANPNNPTGTYINKEEFEWFMQQVPEDVLVVMDEAYFEYTKGVEDYPQALDYEYDNIIVLRTFSKAYGLAGFRVGYAIANEELISNMMKTKLTFEPTTLGQAAALAAYNDHEFLQKSTDVVEESKQRLYRFFDEQNVNYVKSISNSVMMVLPSEEEAIDFTQSMLEKGVILRRINAFGLPNCIRITVGLSEEMDHFEQSFLEVTKK
- a CDS encoding SDR family NAD(P)-dependent oxidoreductase, yielding MSKTILVTGASRGIGYETALKLASENHTVIATARSQDKLQELSNTAENGKIIPVTADLTKPEDITKIAAAVESTKGLDGLINNAGAVHRQAFMDTDIEVFKKLMDVNVYGIVRLTQALKPHLRKGSHILNISSMSGYQGSLKFGGLSAYGAAKAAVVGLSEVLSAEFAEDNIAVNCLCIGAVQTEMLENAFPGFEAPVSPQQMGSYIANFILTGHQFYNGKVLPVALNDPS
- a CDS encoding SGNH/GDSL hydrolase family protein, producing the protein MANKKATDEEKGILEQFMLPFYHITKRIPLFPGKNDAKSEAGLFGITEEELKEYRENYDENARQAALEILKEDEIVDCLDKLPMDGEETIVAFGDSNTEDAQGWFTILKHVLEISVEKANFNFINAGVSYNTTAEALRRVDRDVVVHEPDWVIVALGTFDAQRLNIAPDRTLLPLSETWENIETIQSVLESRVENPLIWITPAPVIDEMLEENLLYDFTIKPEDLGPVQDLVSGKQGAIVDASAKRMGEGEPNAWNYLPDGLHHSLSGHMETTKAIIKKLAEPKN